In one Deinococcus radiopugnans ATCC 19172 genomic region, the following are encoded:
- a CDS encoding carbohydrate kinase family protein, with protein MVAHPPSQTAQVIAVGGANMDLKVQTLAPAVPGTSNPGRAAQTPGGVARNVAENLARLGVRVALLSAVGTDALGDGLLRQTAEAGVDVSPTRRAADQATGTYTAVLDRGGELLIAVAAMEIMSALTPAALLEQDELLRGAHYIVADGNLPPDTLLHLLHQTGEGGARVVFEPVSVPKAVRLLPALEAGHAPWAITPNLSELSALVGTDVADNASAIREAALTLHGRGVEVVWVRRGGRGSLLSAADDSWELPALSAEVADVTGAGDATLAAFLAALLGGETLPDAAREGHAAAALTVESDQTVVPDLTRAAVRRRAGY; from the coding sequence ATGGTTGCCCATCCTCCTTCCCAGACGGCCCAGGTCATCGCGGTCGGCGGCGCGAATATGGACCTCAAGGTGCAGACGCTGGCCCCCGCCGTGCCGGGCACCAGCAATCCGGGCCGCGCCGCGCAGACTCCCGGCGGCGTGGCCCGCAACGTGGCCGAGAATCTGGCCCGACTGGGCGTGCGCGTGGCGCTGCTCTCGGCGGTGGGGACGGACGCGCTGGGCGACGGCCTGCTGCGGCAGACAGCGGAGGCGGGCGTGGACGTGTCGCCCACCCGGCGCGCGGCGGACCAGGCCACGGGAACCTACACGGCAGTGTTGGACAGGGGCGGCGAACTGCTGATCGCGGTGGCCGCGATGGAAATCATGAGCGCCCTGACACCAGCAGCGTTGCTGGAGCAGGATGAACTGCTGCGCGGCGCACACTACATCGTTGCGGACGGCAACCTCCCGCCCGACACGCTCCTGCATCTCTTGCACCAAACCGGGGAGGGTGGGGCGCGGGTGGTCTTCGAGCCGGTCAGCGTGCCCAAGGCGGTGCGGCTGCTGCCCGCGCTGGAGGCTGGACACGCGCCCTGGGCCATCACACCCAACCTGAGCGAACTCTCGGCGCTGGTGGGGACCGACGTGGCGGATAACGCGTCGGCCATCCGGGAGGCGGCGCTGACCCTGCACGGGCGCGGCGTGGAGGTGGTGTGGGTCCGGCGCGGCGGGCGCGGCAGCCTGCTGTCGGCGGCAGATGACTCGTGGGAACTGCCCGCCCTGAGCGCGGAGGTCGCGGACGTGACCGGGGCCGGGGACGCCACGCTGGCCGCGTTCCTGGCGGCGCTGCTGGGCGGGGAGACGCTGCCGGACGCGGCGCGTGAAGGCCACGCGGCGGCGGCCCTGACCGTGGAAAGTGATCAGACGGTGGTGCCGGACCTGACGCGGGCGGCGGTGCGGCGGCGGGCAGGTTACTGA
- the minD gene encoding septum site-determining protein MinD, whose protein sequence is MDAKVIVVTSGKGGVGKTTTTANIGAALAKLGEKVVVIDVDVGLRNLDVVMGLESRVVFDLIDVLEGKCRMSQALIRDKRIENLHLLPASQTRDKDALDPDVFREVVRGLIETEGFDRVLIDSPAGIESGFRTAAAPATGALVVVNPEVSSVRDADRIIGLLEAQQINEIRLVINRLRPKMVASGNMLSEADILDILGVKPIGVVPEDEGIIVSTNVGEPAVLGKTRAGEAFMATARRLRGEDVPYPKPDVEGGFLAALRRLFGGA, encoded by the coding sequence ATGGATGCCAAGGTAATTGTGGTCACGTCGGGCAAGGGTGGCGTGGGAAAAACCACGACCACCGCGAATATCGGAGCGGCGCTGGCCAAGCTCGGCGAGAAGGTTGTGGTGATCGACGTGGACGTGGGCCTGCGAAACCTGGACGTGGTGATGGGTCTGGAATCGCGGGTGGTGTTTGACCTGATCGACGTGCTGGAGGGCAAGTGCCGCATGAGTCAGGCCCTGATTCGCGACAAGCGCATCGAGAACCTGCACCTGCTGCCCGCCAGCCAGACCCGCGACAAGGACGCCCTGGACCCCGACGTGTTCCGGGAGGTGGTGCGCGGCCTGATCGAGACCGAGGGCTTTGACCGCGTGCTGATCGATTCGCCGGCCGGCATCGAGTCGGGCTTCCGGACGGCCGCCGCCCCGGCCACCGGCGCGTTGGTGGTCGTCAACCCCGAGGTCTCCAGCGTGCGCGACGCCGACCGCATCATCGGGCTGCTGGAAGCGCAGCAGATCAACGAGATCCGGCTGGTCATCAACCGCCTGCGGCCCAAGATGGTCGCCAGCGGCAACATGCTTTCCGAGGCCGACATTCTGGACATCCTGGGGGTCAAGCCGATCGGCGTGGTGCCCGAGGACGAGGGCATCATCGTGTCCACCAACGTGGGCGAACCCGCCGTACTGGGCAAGACCCGCGCGGGCGAGGCCTTCATGGCCACCGCCCGCCGCCTGAGAGGTGAAGACGTGCCGTATCCCAAGCCCGATGTGGAAGGCGGATTCCTGGCCGCCCTGCGCCGCCTGTTCGGGGGGGCCTGA